A genomic segment from Triticum dicoccoides isolate Atlit2015 ecotype Zavitan chromosome 1A, WEW_v2.0, whole genome shotgun sequence encodes:
- the LOC119274300 gene encoding E3 ubiquitin-protein ligase KEG-like isoform X2, translated as MLHPVRDDQLQVFSARFNEVFRKCQCPGNICFLHGISTHNGRLCVAMRFSEGSIGDRMARLKGGRLPLSDVLRYGADLPLGVLELHYMGIFVQNLQSCDERLRMGAKRS; from the exons ATGCTGCACCCGGTCAGGGACGACCAGCTGCAGGTGTTCTCGGCGAGGTTCAACGAGGTCTTCCGCAAATGCCAGTGCCCGGGCAATATCTGCTTCCTACATGGCATCTCAACGCATAATGGAAGG CTTTGTGTAGCGATGAGGTTTTCCGAAGGATCCATTGGGGATAGGATGGCTCGACTTAAAGGTGGAAGGCTCCCTTTGTCAGATGTTTTAAG ATATGGCGCCGATTTGCCGCTTGGTGTGCTAGAACTACACTACATGGGAATATTTGTTCAGAATCTCCAGTCTT GTGATGAGAGACTCAGGATGGGGGCAAAACGGTCTTGA
- the LOC119274300 gene encoding E3 ubiquitin-protein ligase KEG-like isoform X1 codes for MLHPVRDDQLQVFSARFNEVFRKCQCPGNICFLHGISTHNGRLCVAMRFSEGSIGDRMARLKGGRLPLSDVLRYGADLPLGVLELHYMGIFVQNLQSCNFLLDDNDQEAWFCFIPYIST; via the exons ATGCTGCACCCGGTCAGGGACGACCAGCTGCAGGTGTTCTCGGCGAGGTTCAACGAGGTCTTCCGCAAATGCCAGTGCCCGGGCAATATCTGCTTCCTACATGGCATCTCAACGCATAATGGAAGG CTTTGTGTAGCGATGAGGTTTTCCGAAGGATCCATTGGGGATAGGATGGCTCGACTTAAAGGTGGAAGGCTCCCTTTGTCAGATGTTTTAAG ATATGGCGCCGATTTGCCGCTTGGTGTGCTAGAACTACACTACATGGGAATATTTGTTCAGAATCTCCAGTCTTGTAATTTTCTCCTTGATGACAATGACCAGGAAGCATGGTTTTGTTTTATCCCATATATCAGTACATAA